One part of the Rutidosis leptorrhynchoides isolate AG116_Rl617_1_P2 chromosome 1, CSIRO_AGI_Rlap_v1, whole genome shotgun sequence genome encodes these proteins:
- the LOC139886773 gene encoding B3 domain-containing protein At1g49475-like, translating into MKTGWKQVVKDLQIKVRDVLQITMVDDKTFELTVFDSDLCEKHVPANRNPKFIKWFVDVSKPTMILPIKWVNSIYVVGQLNDEVFINTYTGYTANLKLKDNGKDVWFSDGWSKFVKDVDIRRFDILVFTFSYQNQFEMVVYDSDYIQRHVVTSESSNNEESLNKRRRY; encoded by the exons ATGAAAACGGGATGGAAACAGGTTGTTAAGGATCTACAAATTAAAGTTCGGGATGTTCTTCAAATAACTATGGTTGATGACAAAACTTTTGAACTCACGGTGTTCGATTCTGATTTGTGTGAAAAGCATGTTCCCGCTAACAGAAATCCAAAATTCATTAAATGGTTCGTTGATGTATCCAAACCAACGATG ATCCTCCCAATCAAGTGGGTCAATTCAATATATGTTGTTGGTCAATTGAATGATGAAGTCTTCATCAACACATACACGGGTTATACTGCCAACCTCAAGTTGAAAGACAATGGTAAGGACGTTTGGTTTTCTGATGGATGGAGTAAATTTGTTAAAGATGTTGATATACGTCGGTTTGACATACTCGTCTTCACTTTTTCTTATCAAAATCAATTTGAAATGGTTGTGTATGATTCTGACTACATTCAAAGGCATGTCGTAACGTCTGAATCTTCAAACAATGAAGAATCATTGAACAAGAGGAGAAGATATTGA